A stretch of the Streptosporangium sp. NBC_01755 genome encodes the following:
- a CDS encoding lipopolysaccharide biosynthesis protein, which produces MAPLTLTRLAGLTGVTRSGVAGLLGACAGAAAQFLTVVLVTRGVGQETAGVFFSATALCLAVATVLRLDAGNGLVYFIARSRPFEYRCTSGYVRAALVPVASLSLAAACAVVLSTSDPELRVLAVALPVVTCSGVVVSATRGFGSMRPTVLLDGVLQPVAQLALVAAVVLAGRDSVSLLVAAWALPYLPVLLLASVWLRRRLPRTPYLPGTAHDLWRHTWPRSLAAGIQAVFQRLDIVIVALLAGPAEAAVYTAATRFKIVGQLAGQGLSQATQPRLVRALAEGDLPRARKLYQSATVWLVLLTWPVWLGYAALAPWLLGAVFGDGYASGAPVAIVLAATMTLATACGMADVVLTAAGHTGSSLANLTAAIATTAVLDLLLIPSLGSLGAALGWAGGTVVKNLLPLWHIHRRYDLRPFGAHSLAALSPWRAA; this is translated from the coding sequence GTGGCGCCGCTGACCCTCACCCGTCTGGCGGGTCTGACCGGGGTCACGCGAAGCGGGGTGGCGGGGCTGCTGGGAGCGTGCGCCGGGGCCGCCGCCCAGTTCCTGACCGTCGTGCTGGTCACCAGGGGGGTGGGTCAGGAGACGGCGGGTGTCTTCTTCTCGGCGACCGCCCTGTGCCTGGCGGTCGCCACGGTCCTGCGGCTGGACGCGGGGAACGGGCTCGTCTACTTCATCGCCAGGTCCCGGCCGTTCGAATACCGCTGCACCTCCGGCTACGTCCGCGCGGCGCTCGTCCCGGTCGCGTCACTCTCGCTGGCGGCCGCCTGCGCGGTCGTCCTCAGCACCTCCGACCCCGAGCTGCGGGTGCTGGCGGTGGCTCTGCCCGTGGTGACCTGCTCAGGCGTCGTGGTGAGCGCGACCCGAGGGTTCGGCTCGATGCGGCCGACCGTGCTACTGGACGGCGTGCTCCAGCCGGTGGCCCAGCTCGCCCTGGTCGCGGCGGTGGTGCTCGCGGGCCGCGATTCCGTGTCGCTGCTCGTCGCGGCCTGGGCACTGCCGTACCTGCCGGTGCTGTTGCTGGCCTCGGTCTGGTTGCGCCGGCGGCTGCCGCGGACGCCCTACCTGCCGGGCACCGCGCACGACCTGTGGCGCCACACCTGGCCCCGATCGCTGGCGGCCGGGATCCAGGCGGTGTTCCAGCGGCTGGACATTGTGATCGTGGCGTTGCTGGCCGGGCCGGCCGAGGCCGCCGTGTACACCGCCGCCACCCGTTTCAAGATCGTGGGTCAGCTGGCCGGCCAGGGCCTGTCGCAGGCCACCCAACCGAGGCTGGTGCGGGCCCTGGCCGAAGGCGACCTGCCACGTGCCCGGAAGCTGTACCAGTCGGCCACCGTCTGGCTGGTCCTGCTGACCTGGCCGGTCTGGCTCGGGTACGCGGCGCTCGCTCCGTGGCTGCTCGGAGCCGTCTTCGGGGACGGCTACGCCTCCGGCGCACCGGTGGCGATCGTGCTGGCCGCGACGATGACGCTCGCCACCGCGTGCGGGATGGCCGACGTGGTGCTGACCGCCGCCGGGCACACCGGCTCCAGCCTGGCCAACCTGACCGCCGCCATCGCGACGACCGCGGTACTGGACCTGCTGCTGATCCCCTCCCTGGGCTCGCTCGGCGCCGCCCTCGGCTGGGCGGGGGGCACGGTGGTCAAGAACCTGCTGCCGCTCTGGCACATCCACCGCCGGTACGACCTGCGGCCCTTCGGCGCGCACAGCCTGGCCGCCCTGAGCCCGTGGCGAGCAGCCTGA
- a CDS encoding sulfotransferase produces the protein MSPPPPVLVTGLPRTGTSWTGRMLAASGELVYVNEPLNPEHPPGGSPGVLDSVVGHRFQYICPDNERAWLPAFTRTVALRYGFRAELRRNRSPYDLARMVRYGTAFTLGRLGGRRALLDDPFALFSAGWFADRLGCRVVILLRDPVAFVGSWQRLGWTVYFHELLEQPLLVRDQPHLEALRPLVGSQDRIAKAVALWRAAGITAARLAERHPEITLARYEDLARDPLTGFRRLYGWADLTWSARAEERVRRACTATSSASTATSGASSGGFAWSGLSRTAYRPMDSRRALAEADTRLSPQEALRVRELAS, from the coding sequence ATGAGCCCCCCGCCCCCCGTGCTGGTCACCGGGCTGCCCAGGACCGGGACCAGCTGGACGGGCAGGATGCTCGCGGCGAGCGGGGAGCTGGTCTATGTCAACGAACCGCTCAACCCCGAGCACCCGCCGGGCGGCTCCCCGGGTGTCCTCGACTCCGTGGTCGGCCACCGCTTCCAATACATCTGCCCGGACAACGAGCGTGCCTGGCTGCCCGCCTTCACCCGCACCGTCGCGCTGCGCTACGGGTTCCGGGCCGAGCTACGCCGCAACCGCTCGCCGTACGACCTGGCGCGGATGGTCCGGTACGGCACCGCGTTCACCCTGGGGCGGCTGGGCGGTCGCCGCGCGCTGCTCGACGACCCGTTCGCACTGTTCTCCGCCGGGTGGTTCGCCGACCGGCTCGGCTGCCGGGTTGTCATCCTGCTTCGCGACCCGGTGGCTTTCGTCGGTAGCTGGCAGCGGCTCGGCTGGACCGTCTACTTCCACGAACTACTCGAACAGCCGCTGCTGGTGCGCGACCAGCCCCACCTGGAGGCACTGCGCCCGCTGGTCGGCTCCCAGGACCGCATCGCCAAGGCCGTGGCCCTGTGGCGGGCGGCGGGGATCACCGCCGCCCGCCTGGCCGAGCGGCACCCCGAGATCACCCTGGCCCGCTACGAGGACCTGGCCCGCGACCCTCTGACGGGTTTTCGCCGCCTGTACGGGTGGGCGGACCTGACGTGGTCGGCTCGCGCCGAGGAGCGCGTCCGCCGCGCGTGCACCGCCACGTCCAGTGCGAGCACCGCCACGTCCGGCGCGAGCAGCGGCGGCTTCGCCTGGAGCGGCCTGTCCCGCACGGCCTACCGGCCGATGGACTCGCGCCGCGCCCTCGCCGAGGCCGACACCAGGCTGAGCCCACAGGAGGCCCTCCGGGTCAGGGAACTGGCCTCCTGA
- a CDS encoding WecB/TagA/CpsF family glycosyltransferase codes for MTVRYGPQVAPPLAGQAVERLPVLARHRSQVAPPTLGPAVERPSMIARHDLAVVPPEVGRAVDRARVTARYDPRSASSVTGKAAVAAARYAVMPIPPSTDHRSATTGYDPVPGLPGLPGLPGLPGLPGLPGLPGLPGLPGLPAVAGRAGTPAARRGAAQVAPRRRPRPDKATRRRLRRRVHVAGVAIDPMTEGEVVDHVVAALKRGEGGHLVTPNVDISRIVARDERVRGLVEGADLVLADGMPLVWAARLLGTPLPGRVAGADLIWSLSEAAAFYHHPVYLLGGPEGAAVQAARELVGRHPKLMIAGVDAPPYGFEDDPESYARVRDAVIAAGPRLVFVGLGFPKQERLIASLRRDLPGTWFIGCGAAIAFAAGTVRRAPAWMRRGGLEWLFRLTREPGRLARRYLVDDLPYALRLLALSLLRGLFS; via the coding sequence GTGACAGTCCGCTACGGCCCGCAGGTCGCCCCGCCTCTGGCGGGTCAGGCCGTCGAACGCCTGCCGGTGCTCGCGCGCCACCGCTCGCAGGTCGCTCCGCCCACGCTGGGGCCGGCCGTCGAGCGCCCGTCAATGATCGCTCGCCACGATCTGGCCGTCGTTCCGCCGGAGGTGGGGCGGGCCGTCGATCGTGCGCGCGTGACCGCTCGCTACGACCCGCGGTCCGCCTCGTCCGTGACGGGGAAGGCCGCGGTCGCGGCCGCTCGTTATGCGGTGATGCCGATCCCGCCCAGCACCGACCACCGGTCCGCGACCACCGGGTACGATCCGGTGCCCGGCCTGCCCGGCCTGCCCGGCCTGCCCGGCCTGCCCGGCCTGCCCGGCCTGCCCGGCCTGCCCGGCCTGCCCGGCCTGCCCGGCCTGCCCGCCGTCGCCGGGCGGGCCGGGACGCCGGCCGCCAGGCGGGGGGCGGCGCAGGTCGCTCCCCGCCGGCGGCCCCGGCCGGACAAGGCCACCCGCAGACGCCTGCGCAGGCGCGTGCACGTGGCGGGCGTCGCGATCGACCCGATGACCGAGGGCGAGGTGGTCGACCACGTGGTCGCCGCGCTGAAACGCGGTGAAGGCGGCCACCTCGTCACCCCGAACGTCGACATCAGCCGGATCGTCGCTCGCGATGAGCGGGTCCGCGGGCTCGTCGAGGGCGCCGACCTCGTGCTGGCGGACGGCATGCCGCTGGTGTGGGCGGCGAGACTGCTCGGTACCCCACTCCCCGGCCGGGTCGCCGGCGCCGACCTGATCTGGTCCCTGTCGGAGGCCGCCGCCTTCTACCACCACCCCGTATACCTGCTGGGTGGTCCCGAGGGCGCGGCCGTGCAGGCGGCCCGCGAGCTGGTGGGCCGCCACCCGAAACTGATGATCGCCGGAGTCGACGCCCCGCCGTACGGGTTCGAGGACGACCCCGAGAGCTACGCCCGGGTGCGCGACGCCGTGATCGCCGCAGGACCCCGGTTGGTCTTCGTCGGGCTGGGCTTCCCCAAGCAGGAGCGGCTCATCGCCTCGCTCCGCCGGGACCTGCCGGGCACCTGGTTCATCGGCTGCGGCGCGGCGATCGCCTTCGCCGCGGGCACCGTCCGGCGGGCTCCGGCGTGGATGCGCAGAGGTGGCCTGGAGTGGCTCTTCCGGCTGACGCGGGAGCCGGGCAGGCTCGCCCGCCGTTATCTGGTCGACGACCTGCCGTACGCCCTCAGGCTCCTCGCGCTCTCTCTCCTTCGGGGCCTCTTCTCCTGA
- a CDS encoding glycosyltransferase family 2 protein: protein MNTSVGVVIPTRGHRPDQLRAATLAVLGQDHSGPVEVVVVVDGGDPAWVADQVADLLASRALAPGRHGAPSRGVRVMANRLTPGLPGARNTGIAALGTDLVAFCDDDDQWLPGKVAAQVAALEAEPDARFSSCAIEVEYGSRRIPRLAGTSRVTYRHLVRSRMVMVHSSTFVFRRGGLWVDESAPKGQNEDWDLALRAAAQHPIVHVDRPLVRVRWGGSSYVARWADRIAGLQWMLARHPDLAVDPRGAARVYGQLAFHHAALGQRREAGRWAWRAFTARHGEPRAPIALAVAAGLVPARTLLSVLHHRGHGI, encoded by the coding sequence GTGAACACATCGGTGGGTGTCGTCATCCCCACCCGGGGACACCGGCCCGACCAGCTGCGCGCGGCCACGCTCGCGGTGCTCGGCCAGGACCACTCCGGCCCCGTCGAGGTGGTCGTCGTCGTGGACGGCGGAGATCCGGCCTGGGTCGCCGACCAGGTGGCCGACCTCCTGGCCAGCCGGGCGCTGGCACCCGGTCGGCACGGGGCACCCTCCCGCGGGGTGCGGGTGATGGCCAACCGGCTCACCCCGGGCCTGCCCGGTGCCCGCAACACCGGCATCGCGGCCCTTGGCACCGATCTTGTCGCCTTCTGTGACGACGACGACCAGTGGCTGCCCGGCAAGGTCGCCGCCCAGGTCGCCGCGCTGGAGGCGGAGCCGGACGCCCGCTTCTCCAGCTGCGCCATCGAGGTCGAGTACGGTTCGCGTCGCATCCCCCGCCTGGCGGGGACCAGCCGCGTCACCTACCGTCACCTGGTGCGCTCGCGCATGGTGATGGTGCACTCCTCGACGTTCGTGTTCCGGCGCGGCGGGCTATGGGTGGACGAGAGCGCCCCCAAGGGCCAGAACGAGGACTGGGACCTGGCGCTGCGCGCCGCGGCCCAGCACCCCATCGTGCATGTCGACCGGCCCCTGGTCCGGGTGCGCTGGGGTGGCTCCTCGTACGTGGCCCGCTGGGCCGACCGGATCGCCGGGCTGCAGTGGATGCTCGCCCGGCACCCTGATCTGGCCGTGGATCCGCGCGGCGCGGCGCGGGTCTACGGTCAGCTCGCCTTCCACCACGCGGCCCTCGGCCAGCGGCGGGAGGCGGGCCGCTGGGCCTGGCGGGCGTTCACCGCCCGCCACGGCGAGCCCCGGGCACCCATCGCGCTCGCGGTGGCGGCCGGTCTGGTCCCCGCGCGGACCCTGCTCAGCGTCCTGCACCACCGAGGGCACGGCATCTGA
- a CDS encoding sulfotransferase — protein sequence MSDSPSPARVVFLGGLGRSGTTLLERLLGEVPGIVPLGEVVHLWARSVLADEACGCGEPFGACPFWDKVGMRAFGGWSADLAHRVIALRSRVDRTRRIPTLARLLAEERAGNGRRPTPGTAELDEYVAVHRDLYAAAGEVADCPVVIDSSKHASLAFCLAAAGVDVHVVHVVRDPRAVAHSWRRRVERPEDGRPMTHWSPSRTSLHWLSENLSLGLLARRGVPVTLVRYEDLLGAPADTLRRLVARIGLSCRLDFLSGSWAELSTAHTASGNPMRFATGRTELTRDDSWRAAAGSRQLRLVTALTWPLMIKYGYHRRLV from the coding sequence GTGTCTGATAGTCCGTCACCTGCTCGGGTGGTTTTCCTGGGCGGCCTCGGCCGCAGCGGGACCACACTGCTGGAGCGCCTGCTCGGGGAGGTCCCCGGCATCGTGCCGCTCGGTGAGGTCGTCCACCTCTGGGCCAGGAGCGTGCTCGCGGACGAGGCCTGCGGATGCGGCGAGCCCTTCGGGGCCTGCCCCTTCTGGGACAAGGTCGGGATGCGCGCGTTCGGAGGCTGGTCGGCGGACCTGGCCCACCGGGTGATCGCGCTCAGGTCTCGTGTCGACCGCACCCGGCGCATCCCGACCCTGGCCAGGCTGCTGGCCGAGGAGCGGGCGGGCAACGGCAGGCGGCCGACGCCCGGCACCGCCGAGCTGGACGAGTACGTCGCCGTCCACCGCGATCTGTACGCCGCGGCGGGGGAGGTCGCCGACTGCCCGGTCGTGATCGACTCCAGCAAGCACGCCTCGCTGGCCTTCTGCCTCGCGGCGGCCGGGGTCGACGTCCACGTCGTGCACGTGGTCCGCGACCCCCGTGCGGTCGCGCACTCCTGGCGCAGGCGGGTCGAGCGTCCAGAGGACGGGCGGCCGATGACCCACTGGTCGCCCTCCCGGACCTCGCTGCACTGGCTGAGCGAGAACCTCAGCCTCGGACTCCTCGCCCGCAGGGGCGTCCCGGTCACCCTGGTCCGCTATGAGGACCTGCTCGGCGCCCCCGCCGACACGCTCAGGCGCCTGGTCGCCAGGATCGGTCTCTCCTGCCGCCTCGACTTCCTCTCGGGCAGCTGGGCGGAGCTCTCGACCGCGCACACGGCCTCGGGCAACCCCATGCGCTTCGCGACCGGCCGCACCGAGCTGACCAGGGACGACAGCTGGCGCGCCGCCGCGGGGTCCCGGCAGCTGCGCCTGGTCACCGCGCTGACCTGGCCGCTCATGATCAAGTACGGCTATCACAGGAGACTCGTGTGA
- the cysN gene encoding sulfate adenylyltransferase subunit CysN, giving the protein MDILRFATAGSVDDGKSTLIGRLLFDSKAIFEDQLEAVERTSRDRGTEYTDLSLLTDGLRAEREQGITIDVAYRYFATPRRKFIIADTPGHIQYTRNMVTGASTADLAIVLIDARKGVLEQSRRHAFLTTLLRVPHLVLAVNKMDLVDYSQERFEEIREEFTAFASKLNAPDLTFIPISALHGDNVVSRSENTPWYNGSSLLHHLEHVHIASDRNLVDVRFPVQYVIRPQRATDPAFHDYRGYAGQVAGGVLKPGDEVMHLPSGLATRIASIDTFDGPVDEAFPPMSVTLRLEDDIDISRGDMICRPNNQPHVSQELEAMVCWMADVARLAPRAKLTIKHTTRTARALVKELHYRLDVNTLHRDETASSLGLNEIGRVSLRITQPLFVDDYARNRLTGGFILVDEATNNTVGAGMIVDAK; this is encoded by the coding sequence ATGGACATCCTTCGCTTTGCCACGGCGGGAAGCGTCGACGACGGAAAGTCGACGCTCATCGGGCGGCTGCTCTTCGACTCCAAGGCGATCTTCGAGGACCAGCTTGAGGCCGTCGAGCGCACCTCCCGTGACCGCGGCACCGAATACACCGACCTGTCTCTTCTCACCGACGGCCTGCGGGCCGAGCGGGAGCAGGGCATCACCATCGACGTGGCCTACCGCTACTTCGCCACTCCCAGGCGTAAGTTCATCATCGCCGACACCCCCGGGCACATCCAGTACACCCGCAACATGGTCACCGGTGCCTCCACCGCCGACCTGGCGATCGTCCTGATCGACGCGCGCAAGGGCGTGCTGGAGCAGTCGCGGCGGCACGCGTTCCTCACCACGCTGCTGCGGGTGCCGCACCTGGTCCTGGCCGTCAACAAGATGGACCTGGTCGACTACTCGCAGGAGCGCTTCGAGGAGATCCGCGAGGAGTTCACCGCGTTCGCCTCCAAGCTGAACGCGCCGGACCTGACGTTCATCCCGATCTCGGCGCTGCACGGTGACAACGTGGTGTCACGCTCGGAGAACACCCCCTGGTACAACGGCTCCTCGCTCCTCCACCACCTGGAGCACGTGCACATCGCCTCCGACCGCAACCTGGTCGACGTGCGCTTCCCCGTGCAGTACGTCATCCGCCCGCAACGGGCCACCGACCCGGCCTTCCACGACTACCGAGGCTACGCCGGCCAGGTCGCCGGAGGTGTGCTGAAGCCGGGGGACGAGGTCATGCACCTGCCCTCGGGCCTGGCCACGCGCATCGCGTCGATCGACACCTTCGACGGCCCGGTCGACGAGGCGTTCCCGCCGATGTCGGTGACCCTCCGGCTGGAGGACGACATCGACATCTCGCGCGGTGACATGATCTGCCGTCCGAACAACCAGCCGCACGTCTCCCAGGAGCTGGAGGCGATGGTCTGCTGGATGGCGGACGTGGCCAGGCTGGCCCCGCGCGCCAAACTGACCATCAAGCACACCACTCGTACGGCCCGTGCCCTGGTCAAGGAGCTGCACTACCGGCTGGACGTCAACACCCTGCACCGGGACGAGACCGCATCCTCGCTTGGACTCAACGAGATCGGACGCGTCTCGCTCCGCATCACCCAGCCCCTGTTCGTGGACGACTACGCCCGCAACCGCCTCACCGGCGGCTTCATCCTCGTGGACGAGGCCACCAACAACACGGTCGGCGCCGGGATGATCGTCGACGCCAAGTAG
- the cysD gene encoding sulfate adenylyltransferase subunit CysD — translation MLQRDYTTSQLDVLEAEAIHIMREVAAEFERPCLLFSGGKDSIVMLRIAEKAFWPAPIPFPLMHVDTGHNFAEVIDFRDRRAVELGARLVVASVQDSIDAGRVVEETGRRASRNRLQTTTLLDAIEENEYDAVFGGARRDEEKARAKERVFSFRDDFGQWDPKNQRPELWNLYNARIRKGEHIRVFPLSNWTELDIWDYIRREDIEIPSIYYAHTRKVFERDGMLLADSEFIIRDEDEPLQEMTVRYRTVGDVTCTGAVQSGAATVEAIIEEIAVTRITERGATRADDRASEASMEDRKREGYF, via the coding sequence ATGCTTCAGCGCGACTACACCACGTCGCAGCTCGACGTCCTCGAGGCAGAGGCCATCCACATCATGCGTGAGGTCGCGGCCGAGTTCGAGCGTCCCTGTCTGCTCTTCTCCGGTGGTAAGGACTCCATCGTCATGCTCCGCATCGCGGAGAAGGCGTTCTGGCCCGCGCCGATTCCCTTCCCACTGATGCACGTCGACACCGGTCACAACTTCGCAGAGGTCATCGATTTCCGTGACCGCCGCGCCGTGGAGCTGGGCGCGCGCCTGGTCGTCGCCAGCGTCCAGGACTCCATCGACGCCGGGCGCGTCGTCGAGGAGACCGGCCGCAGGGCCTCGCGCAACCGGCTGCAGACCACGACGCTGCTGGACGCGATCGAGGAGAACGAGTACGACGCCGTGTTCGGCGGCGCCCGTCGCGACGAGGAGAAGGCACGCGCCAAGGAGCGGGTGTTCTCCTTCCGCGACGACTTCGGCCAGTGGGACCCCAAGAACCAGCGCCCCGAGCTGTGGAACCTCTACAACGCCAGGATCCGCAAGGGCGAGCACATCCGGGTGTTCCCGCTGTCCAACTGGACCGAGCTCGACATCTGGGACTACATCCGGCGCGAGGACATCGAGATTCCCTCGATCTACTACGCCCACACCCGCAAGGTGTTCGAGCGCGACGGCATGCTGCTGGCCGACAGCGAGTTCATCATCCGCGACGAGGACGAGCCGCTCCAGGAGATGACGGTCCGCTACCGCACGGTCGGCGACGTGACCTGCACCGGCGCGGTCCAGTCGGGTGCCGCGACGGTCGAGGCGATCATCGAGGAGATCGCGGTGACCCGGATCACCGAGCGTGGCGCCACCCGCGCCGACGACCGCGCCTCCGAGGCATCCATGGAGGACCGCAAGAGGGAGGGCTACTTCTAG
- a CDS encoding 3'(2'),5'-bisphosphate nucleotidase CysQ, producing MTVRDDHTLAAELATTAGEKLAALRAERGFGNPSELRKEGDVASHLFLTEALARLRPDDSVLSEEATSEERLDPRRLRAERVWIVDPLDGTREFAEEGREDWAVHVALWERGTLTAGAVALPAQGRTLSTLEPPVRSAPEAGARPRIAVSRTRPPEFVQNLAGLVGADLVPIGSAGAKISAVLTGTVEAYVHAGGQYEWDSAAPVAVALAAGAHASRIDGSPLVYNQPDPSLPDILVSLPGLAPTLLAGIRDLHR from the coding sequence ATGACCGTTCGCGACGATCACACACTCGCCGCGGAGTTGGCGACGACGGCCGGCGAGAAGCTGGCGGCCCTGCGCGCGGAGCGGGGCTTCGGCAACCCCTCCGAGCTGCGCAAGGAGGGCGACGTCGCCTCCCACCTGTTCCTGACGGAGGCCCTGGCACGGCTGCGCCCGGACGACAGCGTGCTGTCGGAGGAGGCGACCAGCGAGGAGCGTCTCGACCCGCGCCGGCTCCGTGCCGAGCGCGTCTGGATCGTTGACCCGCTGGACGGCACCCGCGAGTTCGCCGAGGAGGGTCGCGAGGACTGGGCGGTCCACGTGGCGCTCTGGGAGCGCGGCACGCTGACGGCCGGAGCCGTCGCGCTGCCGGCCCAGGGCCGTACGCTCTCCACCCTCGAACCTCCGGTGCGGTCCGCCCCCGAGGCGGGCGCCAGGCCGCGGATCGCGGTCAGCAGGACCCGGCCGCCGGAGTTCGTCCAGAATCTGGCCGGTCTTGTCGGCGCGGACCTGGTGCCGATCGGATCGGCGGGAGCCAAGATCTCCGCGGTGCTCACCGGAACGGTCGAGGCCTACGTGCACGCCGGAGGCCAGTACGAGTGGGACTCCGCCGCGCCCGTCGCGGTGGCCCTCGCCGCGGGGGCCCACGCCAGCCGCATCGACGGCTCGCCGCTGGTCTACAACCAGCCCGACCCCTCATTGCCGGATATCCTTGTATCCCTACCGGGACTGGCGCCGACGTTGCTCGCTGGAATCCGGGATCTGCACCGCTAA
- a CDS encoding sugar transferase has product MPDWVRGHRAMAVVADTACAALAGALALLVRFGEVTAYVFPYVVSSAALPAVWVCVVALNRAYEPRLIGLGSEEFQRILQCGFMLTAALAVGAYLTKTDVARGYVVLALPLTTLLTLLARYGLRRSLHRRRARGRCMRRVVAVGHRVAITELVRRFRRERYHGMEVVGACAPHDGIGDVEGVPVLGDFSDVALAVGQVHADTVAVLACPEMDGVALRRLAWRLEKTDTDLVVAPALMEVAGPRITIRPAAGLPLLHVDHPEISGLRQVVKNLFDRVGAGMLLAALLPLLVGVAAAVRASGSGPALFRQTRVGRDGAEFTIYKFRTMRADAERRKITLSSDGQGPLFKIKNDPRVTPLGAWLRRHSLDELPQLINVLLGHMSLVGPRPPLPEEVAGYGDDVRRRLLVKPGMTGLWQVSGRSDLSWEESVRLDLRYVESWSLMLDLQILWKTWSAVARGAGAY; this is encoded by the coding sequence ATGCCTGACTGGGTGCGGGGGCACCGCGCGATGGCCGTCGTCGCCGACACCGCCTGCGCCGCCCTGGCCGGAGCCCTCGCACTGCTCGTTCGATTCGGCGAGGTTACCGCCTACGTCTTCCCGTACGTCGTGTCGAGCGCCGCACTGCCCGCCGTCTGGGTCTGCGTGGTCGCGCTGAACCGCGCCTACGAGCCTCGGCTCATCGGCCTGGGCTCGGAGGAGTTCCAGCGGATCCTCCAGTGCGGCTTCATGCTCACCGCCGCCCTCGCTGTCGGCGCCTACCTCACCAAGACCGATGTGGCCCGCGGCTACGTGGTCCTGGCCCTCCCGCTGACGACGTTGCTCACCCTCCTGGCGCGGTATGGGCTGCGCCGCTCCCTGCACCGCAGGCGGGCCCGGGGCAGATGCATGCGGCGGGTGGTGGCGGTGGGTCACCGGGTGGCGATCACCGAGTTGGTCCGCCGGTTCCGCCGGGAGCGCTACCACGGCATGGAGGTCGTCGGGGCCTGCGCCCCGCACGACGGGATAGGCGACGTGGAGGGCGTTCCGGTCCTCGGTGACTTCTCCGACGTCGCGCTTGCGGTCGGGCAGGTCCACGCCGACACCGTGGCCGTGCTCGCCTGTCCGGAAATGGACGGGGTGGCGCTGCGGAGGCTGGCCTGGCGGCTGGAGAAGACCGACACGGACCTGGTCGTGGCCCCCGCTCTGATGGAGGTGGCCGGGCCGCGGATCACCATCCGCCCGGCGGCTGGGCTGCCGCTGCTGCATGTGGACCATCCTGAGATCTCCGGCCTGCGCCAGGTGGTCAAGAATCTGTTCGACCGCGTCGGCGCCGGGATGCTGCTGGCGGCGCTGCTCCCGCTGCTGGTGGGGGTGGCGGCGGCCGTGCGGGCCTCCGGGTCCGGGCCCGCGCTCTTCCGGCAGACGAGGGTGGGCCGCGACGGAGCCGAGTTCACGATCTACAAGTTCCGGACGATGCGCGCCGATGCCGAGCGTCGGAAGATCACCCTGTCCAGTGACGGACAGGGTCCGCTCTTCAAGATCAAGAATGATCCGAGGGTGACCCCGCTGGGCGCCTGGCTGCGCCGACACTCGCTGGACGAGCTGCCCCAGCTGATCAACGTGCTGCTGGGACACATGTCCCTGGTGGGCCCCCGGCCGCCACTGCCGGAGGAGGTGGCCGGGTACGGTGACGATGTCCGCCGCCGGCTGCTGGTCAAGCCGGGCATGACCGGCCTGTGGCAGGTGAGTGGTCGGTCTGACCTGTCTTGGGAGGAATCGGTACGGTTGGACCTGCGTTACGTGGAGAGCTGGTCCCTCATGCTGGACCTGCAGATCCTGTGGAAGACCTGGTCGGCTGTCGCGCGAGGAGCTGGAGCATACTGA
- a CDS encoding 3'-5' exonuclease, translating into MVAATREARRLKTETYISVDVEADGPIPGPYSMVSFGMTVAGRMTGKVFEPVDPQTCTFYAELRPISDDHVPEALAVSGLDRETLIREGRDPAEAMREAAAWIRDACGNSTPVLAAYPLSYDWMWIYWYFMRFAGASPFGHSRCIDMKTLYAAKAGVPIGWATKRQMPRHLLSLRPHTHNALDDAIEQAELLQNLMAFPPSPHEDTPVLPL; encoded by the coding sequence ATGGTAGCGGCGACAAGAGAGGCCCGAAGGTTGAAGACCGAAACGTACATCTCTGTGGATGTCGAGGCCGACGGCCCCATTCCGGGGCCGTATTCGATGGTCAGCTTTGGTATGACCGTGGCCGGGCGGATGACCGGAAAGGTCTTTGAACCGGTCGATCCGCAGACCTGTACGTTCTACGCGGAGCTGCGGCCGATCAGCGACGATCATGTGCCCGAGGCTCTCGCCGTGAGCGGGCTTGACCGGGAGACGCTGATCCGCGAGGGCCGCGACCCGGCCGAGGCGATGCGGGAGGCCGCCGCTTGGATCCGCGACGCGTGCGGAAACAGCACGCCGGTGCTGGCGGCCTACCCGCTCTCCTACGACTGGATGTGGATTTATTGGTATTTCATGCGATTCGCCGGCGCCTCACCGTTCGGGCACTCGCGCTGCATCGATATGAAGACGCTGTACGCGGCCAAGGCTGGAGTGCCGATCGGCTGGGCGACCAAGCGGCAGATGCCCAGGCACTTGCTCTCCCTGCGGCCGCACACGCACAACGCCCTGGACGACGCCATCGAGCAGGCCGAACTCCTGCAGAACCTGATGGCCTTCCCACCATCCCCCCATGAGGACACGCCTGTGCTCCCCCTTTAA